A single genomic interval of Bradyrhizobium sp. sBnM-33 harbors:
- a CDS encoding catalase produces the protein MKRVAGLPPKARASFTRGRCVRGTYAPSDQAKEITKSCSFTKPSRVLARFSVERGPGTTDLLLRGFSFRLGSDGQRSEIFTQSAPVHFARTLDQMLAFLRARIPGPDGKPDVEKVEAFSAANPETLHQANYIAAHPPPASFACTTYWGVHAFPATNSKGETRFIKFKVTPVGEQATQPEAAAGAKPAEFLHDDLESRIAARDMRFSVMALLDRPGDPVMDVTIRWPDEAGREAVRLGTIVITGVEANDACDEPVFNPATLAEGIGHPSDEMFAARRAAYAISQTRRR, from the coding sequence ATGAAGCGGGTAGCCGGTCTTCCGCCAAAGGCACGTGCTAGCTTTACCAGGGGCCGATGCGTTCGCGGCACCTATGCCCCATCGGATCAGGCCAAGGAGATCACGAAATCCTGTAGCTTCACCAAGCCATCGCGCGTGCTGGCGCGCTTCTCGGTGGAGCGAGGCCCGGGCACGACCGACCTGTTGCTGCGCGGCTTCAGCTTCCGGCTCGGCAGTGATGGCCAGCGCTCGGAGATCTTCACGCAGAGCGCCCCGGTTCATTTCGCGAGGACGCTTGACCAGATGCTGGCTTTCCTCCGAGCGCGCATTCCAGGACCGGACGGCAAGCCGGACGTGGAAAAGGTCGAGGCATTCTCAGCTGCTAATCCCGAGACGCTGCATCAAGCAAACTACATCGCCGCGCATCCGCCGCCCGCAAGCTTTGCCTGCACAACCTATTGGGGCGTGCACGCGTTTCCCGCCACGAATTCAAAAGGTGAGACACGGTTCATCAAGTTCAAGGTCACGCCGGTCGGCGAACAGGCGACGCAGCCCGAGGCAGCGGCCGGGGCAAAGCCTGCCGAGTTCCTGCACGACGACCTCGAATCCCGGATCGCGGCTCGCGATATGAGGTTCAGCGTGATGGCGCTGCTGGATCGTCCGGGCGACCCCGTCATGGACGTGACCATCCGATGGCCCGATGAGGCCGGACGCGAGGCGGTGCGGCTGGGAACCATCGTGATCACCGGTGTTGAAGCAAACGATGCGTGCGATGAACCCGTCTTCAACCCGGCAACCCTGGCCGAAGGCATCGGTCATCCGTCAGACGAGATGTTTGCGGCCCGCCGCGCCGCCTACGCTATCTCACAGACACGGCGTCGCTGA
- a CDS encoding helix-turn-helix domain-containing protein, translated as MAQAGAFGARLGQFLHLKDAPPSLVTRSLRGVELAVTETRDDNPVPGLSGSLTSEDAFLVSLKLHDYPDCELWERGKCIMKRDVRAGATYLYDLKRDPRYVIDKPFHSLFFHLPRSALDRIAEQSGAPRIGDLACEIGVGHDDTVIRHIGASFLEGLRRPSEANQLFIDHMMLALTAHVAQTYGGLRRNTELARGGLAPWQVKRACERLEADLGGTLSLQQIAAEFDLSVSHFSRAFRISTGLPPHQWLLRQRVKAAKQLMTVRDLPLSEIAVSAGFANQSHFTRVFTSVIGVSPGVWRRETQGAPESEA; from the coding sequence ATGGCACAGGCGGGCGCGTTCGGCGCGAGGCTCGGGCAATTCCTGCACCTGAAGGATGCGCCGCCGTCGCTGGTCACGCGTTCACTGCGCGGCGTCGAACTTGCGGTCACCGAAACCCGCGACGATAACCCCGTGCCCGGCCTGTCCGGCTCGCTGACATCCGAGGATGCCTTTCTCGTCAGCCTGAAGCTTCACGATTATCCGGACTGCGAGCTCTGGGAGCGCGGCAAGTGCATCATGAAGAGGGATGTCCGGGCAGGCGCAACCTATCTGTACGATCTCAAGCGCGATCCGCGTTATGTGATCGACAAGCCCTTTCATTCCCTGTTTTTTCACCTTCCGCGCTCGGCGCTCGACCGCATCGCTGAACAGTCCGGCGCGCCGCGCATTGGCGATCTTGCGTGTGAGATCGGCGTCGGCCACGACGACACGGTCATCCGTCATATCGGCGCCTCGTTCCTGGAAGGATTACGGCGGCCGTCCGAGGCCAACCAGCTTTTCATCGATCACATGATGCTCGCGCTCACCGCGCACGTTGCCCAGACCTATGGCGGACTGCGGCGCAATACCGAGCTGGCCCGCGGCGGCCTTGCGCCGTGGCAGGTGAAGCGCGCCTGCGAAAGACTGGAGGCCGACCTCGGCGGGACACTTTCGTTGCAACAGATCGCGGCTGAATTCGATCTCTCGGTCAGTCACTTCTCGCGCGCCTTTCGCATCTCCACCGGCCTGCCGCCGCACCAGTGGCTGCTGCGCCAGCGTGTGAAGGCGGCCAAGCAGCTGATGACGGTTCGCGACCTGCCGCTGTCCGAAATTGCGGTGTCAGCGGGGTTCGCCAATCAGAGCCACTTCACGCGGGTGTTTACCTCCGTGATCGGCGTCAGCCCGGGAGTGTGGCGCCGCGAAACGCAGGGCGCGCCGGAAAGCGAAGCGTGA